In Felis catus isolate Fca126 chromosome C2, F.catus_Fca126_mat1.0, whole genome shotgun sequence, a single window of DNA contains:
- the SELENOT gene encoding thioredoxin reductase-like selenoprotein T, which produces MRFLLVLLVAASAVIRSDASANLGGVPSKRLKMQYATGPLLKFQICVSUGYRRVFEEYMRVISQRYPDIRIEGENYLPQPIYRHIASFLSVFKLVLIGLIIVGKDPFAFFGMQAPSIWQWGQENKVYACMMVFFLSNMIENQCMSTGAFEITLNDVPVWSKLESGHLPSMQQLVQILDNEMKLNVHMDSIPHHRS; this is translated from the exons ATGAGGTTTCTGCTAGTTCTCCTGGTGGCGGCGTCGGCGGTGATCCGGAGCGATGCCTCGGCCAACCTGGGCGGCGTGCCTAGCAAAAGATTAAAGATGCAGTACGCCACGGGGCCGCTGCTCAAGTTCCAGATTTG tgTTTCCTGAGGTTATAGGCGGGTGTTTGAGGAGTACATGCGGGTTATAAGCCAGCGGTACCCAGACATCCGCATTGAAGGAGAAAATTACCTCCCTCAACCCATATATAG acACATAGCATCTTTCCTGTCAGTCTTCAAACTAGTATTAATAGGCTTAATAATTGTTGGCAAGGatccttttgctttctttggcaTGCAAGCTCCTAGCATCTGGCAGTGGGGCCAAGAAAATAAG gtctATGCATGTATGATGGTTTTCTTCTTGAGCAACATGATTGAGAACCAGTGTATGTCAACAGGTGCATTTGAGATAACTTTGAATG atgtgCCTGTGTGGTCCAAGCTGGAATCTGGTCACCTCCCATCCATGCAACAGCTTGTTCAAATTCTTGACAATGAAATGAAGCTCAATGTGCATATGGATTCAATCCCACATCACCGATCATAG